From Melitaea cinxia chromosome 16, ilMelCinx1.1, whole genome shotgun sequence, a single genomic window includes:
- the LOC123661277 gene encoding V-type proton ATPase catalytic subunit A, translating to MSKSGLKTIANEENEERFGYVFAVSGPVVTAEKMSGSAMYELVRVGYNELVGEIIRLEGEMATIQVYEETSGVTVGDPVLRTGKPLSVELGPGILGSIFDGIQRPLKDINELTQSIYIPKGVNVPCLARETDWEFNPLNVKVGSHITGGDLYGIVHENTLVKHKMLVPPRAKGTVTYIAPAGNYKVTDIVLETEFDGEKAQYSMLQVWPVRQPRPVTEKLPANHPLLTGQRVLDSLFPCVQGGTTAIPGAFGCGKTVISQALSKYSNSDVIIYVGCGERGNEMSEVLRDFPELTVEIDGVTESIMKRTALVANTSNMPVAAREASIYTGITLSEYFRDMGYNVSMMADSTSRWAEALREISGRLAEMPADSGYPAYLGARLASFYERAGRVKCLGNPDREGSVSIVGAVSPPGGDFSDPVTAATLGIVQVFWGLDKKLAQRKHFPSINWLISYSKYMRALDDFYEKNYPEFVPLRTKVKEILQEEEDLSEIVQLVGKASLAETDKITLEVAKLLKDDFLQQNSYSAYDRFCPFYKTVGMLKNIISFYDMSRHAVESTAQSDNKVTWNVIRDAMANVLYQLSSMKFKDPVKDGEAKIKADFDQLLEDMSAAFRNLED from the exons ATGTCAAAAAGCGGTCTGAAGACGATCGCCAATGAGGAGAATGAGGAAAGATTCGGATATGTGTTCGCCGTATCCGGACCTG TCGTCACGGCGGAGAAGATGTCTGGATCCGCTATGTACGAGTTGGTGCGTGTCGGGTACAATGAGCTGGTAGGAGAAATCATCCGTCTTGAGGGTGAAATGGCTACCATCCAG GTATACGAAGAAACATCTGGTGTGACAGTCGGTGACCCAGTACTCCGTACCGGAAAACCCTTGTCCGTGGAGCTCGGACCCGGTATCTTGGGCTCTATCTTTGACGGTATCCAGAGACCTCTGAAGGACATTAACGAACTCACACAGTCCATTTACATCCCAAAGGGTGTCAACGTACCATGCCTGGCCAGAGAGACAGACTGGGAATTCAATCCCCTCAATGTTAAG GTTGGCTCACACATCACCGGTGGAGACTTGTACGGTATCGTGCATGAGAATACTCTCGTTAAACACAAGATGCTGGTGCCTCCTCGGGCTAAGGGAACAGTCACCTATATCGCCCCCGCCGGCAACTACAAAGTTACC GATATTGTGCTAGAGACggaattcgatggtgaaaagGCGCAATACAGTATGTTGCAAGTGTGGCCGGTGCGTCAACCCCGTCCCGTCACTGAGAAGTTGCCCGCTAACCATCCGCTGCTTACCGGACAACGTGTGCTAGATTCACTCTTCCC TTGCGTCCAGGGTGGTACCACTGCCATCCCCGGTGCCTTCGGTTGTGGCAAGACCGTAATTTCCCAAGCTCTTTCAAAGTACTCCAACTCTGATGTCATCATCTACGTCGGATGCGGTGAACGTG GTAACGAGATGTCAGAAGTATTGCGTGACTTCCCCGAGCTGACGGTGGAAATCGATGGTGTGACCGAGTCCATCATGAAGCGTACTGCTCTAGTGGCGAACACATCCAACATGCCCGTAGCCGCCCGTGAGGCTTCTATCTATACCG GTATCACTCTGTCTGAGTACTTCCGTGACATGGGTTACAACGTGTCCATGATGGCTGACTCCACATCCCGTTGGGCCGAGGCCCTTCGTGAAATTTCGGGTCGTTTGGCTGAGATGCCTGCAGACTCCGGCTACCCAGCCTACCTTGGAGCCCGACTTGCCTCTTTCTATGAACGTGCTGGAAGAGTCAAGTGTCTCGGCAACCCTGACAGAGAAG GTTCCGTATCCATCGTCGGTGCCGTATCACCACCCGGAGGTGACTTCTCAGACCCTGTGACTGCCGCTACCCTGGGTATTGTCCAGGTGTTCTGGGGTCTCGACAAGAAACTCGCGCAAAGAAAGCACTTCCCCTCCATCAACTGGCTCATCTCATACAG CAAGTACATGCGTGCTTTGGATGACTTCTATGAAAAGAACTACCCCGAATTCGTGCCCCTTAGGACTAAG GTCAAGGAGATCCtccaagaagaagaagacttgTCAGAAATTGTACAGCTGGTCGGTAAGGCGTCTCTGGCTGAGACCGACAAGATCACTCTCGAAGTCGCCAAGCTGCTCAAGGATGACTTCCTACAGCAGAACAG CTACTCGGCCTACGACCGCTTCTGCCCGTTCTACAAGACGGTGGGCATGCTGAAGAACATCATCTCGTTCTACGACATGTCGCGCCACGCCGTGGAGTCCACCGCGCAGTCCGACAACAAGGTCACCTGGAACGTCATCCGCGACGCCATGGCCAACGTGCTCTACCAGCTCTCCTCCATGAAGTTCAAG gACCCCGTCAAAGACGGCGAAGCCAAGATCAAGGCAGATTTCGACCAGCTCCTCGAGGACATGTCCGCCGCCTTCCGCAACCTCGAAGATTAA